One segment of Gemmatimonadota bacterium DNA contains the following:
- a CDS encoding MogA/MoaB family molybdenum cofactor biosynthesis protein — MPIRLAILTISDAGSRGERADGSGDTIVAWARDRGYEVVERALVPDEVAGIRAAVVRWADEDRADLVLTTGGTGLTVRDVTPEATRATLDKEAPGIAEALRMSVYPRFHRAALSRGVAGVRGRTLIVNLPGSPGGVRDGLAVLDDLVVHAVDLVRGTRTGH, encoded by the coding sequence ATGCCTATCCGCCTCGCGATCCTGACCATCTCCGACGCCGGGAGCCGCGGCGAGCGCGCCGACGGCTCCGGCGACACGATCGTGGCGTGGGCCCGCGATCGGGGGTACGAGGTGGTGGAGCGCGCGCTGGTCCCGGACGAGGTCGCGGGGATCCGGGCGGCGGTGGTGCGCTGGGCCGATGAGGACCGGGCCGACCTGGTGCTCACCACCGGCGGCACCGGGCTCACCGTGCGCGACGTCACCCCCGAGGCCACCCGCGCGACGCTGGACAAGGAGGCGCCCGGCATCGCCGAGGCGCTCCGGATGTCGGTCTACCCCCGCTTCCACCGGGCCGCGCTCTCGCGCGGCGTGGCCGGGGTGCGGGGGCGGACGCTGATCGTGAACCTGCCGGGGAGTCCGGGCGGGGTGCGGGATGGGCTGGCCGTGCTGGACGACCTGGTCGTTCACGCGGTGGACCTGGTCCGCGGAACCCGCACCGGGCACTGA
- the gcvT gene encoding glycine cleavage system aminomethyltransferase GcvT, which translates to MTTLLRTPLCDVHKALGAKMVPFAGWEMPVQYAGGILAEHRAVREDAGIFDVCHMGEFEVTGPDRNAFVNRVTTNDVAALVPGQVQYSAFLNEAGGVVDDCTVYRFEDKVMLVVNAANIDKDWEHVVAQKKGANVRIRNVSDAVGLLALQGPRAEALLQPHTETILPDIGYYRFATGRVAGAGCFISRTGYTGEDGFELYCRAQDAATIWHALTGPGKATPIGLGARDTLRLEVGYALYGNDIDDETTPLEAGLGWITKIDKGAPFMGEAALKRQKLAGVARRLVGFRMVGKGIPRHGMPTLVDGVACDVVRSGTMSPTLGYAIGTTYLPASHAAVGSRFHVDIRGEALEAEVVKRPFYTKGSVRR; encoded by the coding sequence ATGACCACGCTCCTCCGCACCCCGCTCTGCGACGTCCACAAGGCCCTCGGCGCGAAGATGGTGCCCTTCGCGGGCTGGGAGATGCCGGTGCAGTACGCCGGCGGCATCCTGGCGGAACACCGCGCCGTCCGCGAGGACGCGGGGATCTTCGACGTCTGCCACATGGGCGAGTTCGAGGTGACCGGCCCCGACCGCAACGCCTTCGTCAACCGGGTCACCACCAACGACGTCGCCGCGCTCGTCCCCGGCCAGGTGCAGTACTCCGCCTTCCTGAACGAGGCGGGCGGCGTCGTCGACGACTGCACCGTCTACCGCTTCGAGGACAAGGTGATGCTGGTCGTCAACGCGGCCAACATCGACAAGGACTGGGAGCACGTGGTGGCGCAGAAGAAGGGCGCCAACGTGCGGATCCGGAATGTCTCCGACGCCGTCGGCCTGCTCGCGCTGCAGGGCCCCCGCGCGGAGGCCCTGCTGCAGCCGCACACCGAGACCATCCTCCCCGACATCGGCTACTACCGCTTTGCCACCGGGCGGGTGGCGGGCGCCGGCTGCTTCATCTCGCGCACCGGCTACACCGGCGAGGACGGCTTCGAGCTCTACTGCCGCGCCCAGGACGCCGCGACCATCTGGCACGCCCTCACCGGTCCCGGCAAGGCCACCCCCATCGGCCTCGGCGCCCGCGATACCCTGCGGCTCGAGGTGGGCTACGCCCTCTACGGGAACGACATCGACGACGAGACCACCCCGCTCGAGGCGGGCCTCGGCTGGATCACGAAGATCGACAAGGGCGCCCCCTTCATGGGCGAGGCCGCGCTCAAGCGGCAGAAGCTCGCGGGCGTGGCGCGCCGGCTGGTCGGCTTCCGGATGGTGGGGAAGGGCATCCCGCGCCACGGCATGCCCACCCTGGTCGACGGCGTGGCCTGCGACGTGGTGCGCAGCGGCACCATGAGCCCGACCCTCGGCTACGCGATCGGGACCACCTACCTGCCGGCCAGCCACGCGGCGGTGGGCAGCCGGTTCCACGTCGACATCCGGGGCGAGGCGCTCGAGGCCGAGGTGGTCAAGCGGCCCTTCTACACCAAGGGGTCGGTCCGCCGCTAG
- the argF gene encoding ornithine carbamoyltransferase, which translates to MSKRDFLAIPDFTRAELETLFDLALAMKRGAYTARPLAGKTLAMIFGKTSTRTRVSFEVGTWQLGGQALFLSSREIQLGRGEPIRDTARVLSGYVDGIMIRTYAHTEVEELARFASVPVINGLTDLLHPCQILADVLTMREAFGGWEGKVVAWVGDGNNMANTWLQAAALLGFELRIACPEGYEPSRAIFEQAAARTQVSITELPEEAVAGAHVVTTDVWASMGHETEAETRRAAFTGYGVDEKLMTLARPEAIFLHCLPAHRGEEVSDAVLEGPQSRVWLEAENRLHIQKALLATLMGSHST; encoded by the coding sequence ATGAGCAAGCGCGACTTCCTGGCGATCCCCGACTTCACCCGGGCCGAACTCGAGACCCTGTTCGACCTGGCGCTGGCCATGAAGCGTGGAGCCTACACCGCCCGCCCGCTGGCCGGGAAGACCCTGGCCATGATCTTCGGCAAGACCTCCACCCGCACCCGCGTCTCGTTCGAAGTCGGGACCTGGCAGCTCGGCGGGCAGGCGCTCTTCCTGTCGTCCCGCGAGATCCAGCTGGGCCGCGGCGAGCCGATCCGTGACACCGCCCGGGTGCTCTCCGGCTACGTCGACGGCATCATGATCCGGACCTACGCCCACACCGAGGTGGAGGAGCTCGCGCGCTTCGCCTCCGTCCCGGTGATCAACGGCCTCACCGACCTGCTGCATCCCTGCCAGATCCTCGCCGACGTGCTCACCATGCGCGAGGCCTTCGGGGGCTGGGAAGGGAAGGTGGTGGCGTGGGTCGGCGACGGCAACAACATGGCCAACACCTGGCTGCAGGCCGCGGCGCTGCTGGGCTTCGAGCTGCGCATCGCCTGCCCCGAGGGGTACGAACCGAGCCGGGCCATCTTCGAGCAGGCCGCCGCCCGCACCCAGGTGAGCATCACCGAGCTGCCCGAGGAGGCGGTGGCGGGGGCCCACGTGGTCACCACCGACGTGTGGGCCTCGATGGGCCACGAGACCGAGGCCGAGACCCGCCGCGCCGCCTTCACCGGCTATGGCGTGGACGAGAAGCTGATGACCCTCGCCCGTCCCGAGGCGATCTTCCTGCATTGCCTCCCCGCCCACCGCGGCGAGGAGGTCAGCGACGCGGTGCTCGAGGGACCCCAGTCGCGGGTCTGGCTCGAGGCCGAGAACCGGCTGCACATCCAGAAGGCCCTCCTGGCCACGCTCATGGGATCCCACTCGACATGA
- a CDS encoding YbaN family protein has translation MDRKDYTHEVRLARSGIARFWLLAAGHVSVGLAVLGAFLPLLPTTPFLLLAAACYVRASARFYNWLLNTRSFGPMIINWRDHRAMAVRHKVMAIGFIAVSIGVSVIFFMPHPAGQVALSGLGVGWIALLLRMPTR, from the coding sequence GTGGACCGGAAGGATTACACCCACGAAGTGCGGCTGGCGCGATCCGGGATCGCGCGGTTCTGGCTGCTGGCGGCCGGCCACGTGAGCGTGGGGCTGGCGGTGCTCGGCGCCTTCCTGCCGCTGCTGCCGACCACGCCCTTCCTGCTGCTGGCCGCCGCCTGCTACGTGCGCGCCTCAGCGCGGTTCTACAACTGGCTGCTCAACACCCGCAGCTTCGGCCCGATGATCATCAACTGGCGCGATCACCGCGCCATGGCGGTCCGGCACAAGGTCATGGCCATCGGGTTCATCGCGGTGAGCATCGGGGTGTCGGTGATCTTCTTCATGCCCCACCCCGCCGGCCAGGTGGCGCTGAGCGGCCTGGGGGTGGGGTGGATCGCCCTGCTGCTGCGGATGCCCACCCGCTGA
- a CDS encoding potassium channel protein translates to MTRDRLLPEELRRRLGRVGFAIVVVLVGGTVGYMLLEGWTFLEGIYMTVTTIATVGFGEVRPLSNTGRWFTIILIVSGTGVMAFLLGTIVEYVVSGELTGALRRRRVQEAIDQLRNHYIICGHGRVGQEVVHDLEEAGVPVVILDRTPPAEDMARDHQCLVGDASDDQVLVRAGVARARGLVAATGDDNANIVITLTARALNPALVIVARASHGGAEAKLMRAGASHVISPYRIGGRRMATQLLHPRVTDFLDRVMHSREVEFWIEETRVEPASRLAGRPLGEAGIAAATGVNLLALARQGDGVLLTNPGEGTRLEAGDVLIGFGTREQLARLARIATGATA, encoded by the coding sequence GTGACCCGCGACCGCCTCCTGCCGGAGGAGCTGCGCCGCCGGCTGGGCCGGGTGGGCTTTGCCATCGTGGTGGTGCTGGTGGGGGGGACCGTCGGCTACATGCTGCTCGAGGGCTGGACCTTCCTCGAGGGCATCTACATGACCGTGACCACCATCGCCACGGTCGGCTTCGGCGAGGTCCGCCCGCTGAGCAACACCGGGCGGTGGTTCACCATCATCCTCATCGTCTCGGGCACCGGCGTCATGGCGTTCCTGCTCGGGACCATCGTCGAGTACGTGGTGAGCGGCGAGCTCACCGGAGCGCTCAGGAGGCGTCGGGTGCAAGAGGCCATCGACCAGCTGCGCAATCACTACATCATCTGCGGCCACGGCCGGGTGGGGCAGGAGGTGGTGCACGACCTCGAGGAGGCCGGCGTCCCGGTGGTGATCCTCGACCGCACCCCGCCCGCCGAGGACATGGCCCGCGACCACCAGTGCCTGGTGGGCGATGCCTCCGACGACCAGGTGCTGGTGCGGGCCGGCGTGGCGCGGGCCCGCGGGCTCGTGGCCGCCACCGGCGACGACAACGCCAACATCGTCATCACCCTCACCGCCCGCGCCCTCAATCCCGCCCTGGTGATCGTGGCCCGCGCCAGCCACGGCGGCGCCGAGGCCAAGCTCATGCGCGCCGGCGCGAGCCACGTGATCTCGCCCTACCGGATCGGCGGGCGGCGGATGGCCACCCAGCTGCTCCACCCGCGGGTCACCGACTTCCTGGACCGGGTGATGCACTCGCGCGAAGTGGAGTTCTGGATCGAGGAGACCCGGGTGGAGCCCGCCAGCCGGCTGGCGGGCCGGCCCCTCGGCGAGGCGGGCATCGCGGCGGCCACCGGCGTGAACCTCCTGGCCCTCGCCCGCCAGGGGGATGGCGTCCTGCTGACCAATCCGGGAGAAGGGACCCGGCTCGAGGCGGGGGACGTGCTGATCGGCTTCGGCACGCGGGAACAGCTGGCGCGGCTGGCGCGCATCGCCACCGGCGCCACCGCCTAG
- a CDS encoding D-aminoacylase codes for MLLGAAAPPLAAQDLLVRHADVYDGTGAAPRRADVRVRAGRIAAVGDLTPAPGEAVLDATGLALAPGFIDTHSHADEDLGEHPDALGAVSQGITTIVGGQDGSSPFPLSRFLAERERQPAAVNLAMYVGHGTLRDIVLGRDFSRVSTAEEVGRMKLLLRGELAAGALGLSSGLEYDPGIFSAPSELIDLARVTAAAGGRYISHVRSEDRHFWAAIEEIINIGREARLPVQVSHTKLAMRSLWGGADSLVRRLDAARREGIDITGDIYPYTYWHSTLTVLFPDRDYRDRAAAEFAVTEVSTPEGLLLGVYRPTPEFSGRTLADVARELGLDPAAALMELIRRAEVARAEGVEGVESVIGTSMIEPDIERLMQWPHMNFCTDGSLAGRHPRGFGSYPRILGRYVRERGVLGLADAVHKATGLAADHVGLTTRGRIAPGQAADLVLFDPATVLDHATPSAPQAVSVGIRRVWVNGQVVFADGAVTAARPGRVLRREPAR; via the coding sequence ATGCTGCTCGGCGCCGCCGCGCCCCCGCTCGCCGCGCAGGACCTCCTGGTCCGCCACGCCGACGTCTACGACGGCACCGGCGCCGCCCCGCGCCGGGCCGACGTCCGGGTGCGCGCCGGCCGCATCGCCGCGGTTGGCGACCTCACCCCGGCCCCGGGCGAGGCCGTGCTCGATGCCACCGGGCTGGCCCTCGCGCCCGGCTTCATCGACACTCACAGCCACGCCGACGAGGATCTCGGCGAGCACCCCGATGCGCTGGGCGCGGTGAGCCAGGGCATCACGACCATCGTGGGCGGGCAGGATGGATCCTCGCCCTTCCCGCTCTCCCGCTTCCTGGCCGAGCGGGAGCGCCAGCCCGCCGCGGTGAACCTGGCCATGTACGTGGGCCACGGCACGCTGCGCGACATCGTCCTGGGCCGCGACTTCAGCCGGGTCTCCACTGCCGAGGAGGTGGGCCGGATGAAGCTCCTGCTCCGCGGCGAGCTGGCCGCCGGCGCCCTCGGCCTGTCGAGTGGCCTCGAGTACGACCCCGGCATCTTCAGCGCCCCGTCGGAGCTCATCGACCTGGCGCGCGTCACCGCCGCGGCGGGCGGCCGCTACATCAGCCACGTCCGCAGCGAGGACCGGCACTTCTGGGCGGCCATCGAGGAGATCATCAATATCGGCCGGGAGGCGCGGCTGCCGGTGCAGGTCTCCCACACCAAGCTCGCCATGCGCTCCCTGTGGGGCGGGGCCGACTCGCTGGTCCGCCGGCTCGACGCCGCGCGCCGCGAGGGCATCGACATCACCGGCGACATCTATCCCTACACCTACTGGCACTCCACGCTCACGGTGCTGTTCCCCGATCGCGACTACCGGGACCGCGCCGCCGCCGAGTTCGCCGTCACCGAGGTGTCCACGCCGGAGGGGCTGCTGCTCGGCGTCTATCGCCCCACCCCGGAGTTCTCGGGGCGGACCCTCGCCGACGTGGCCCGCGAGCTGGGGCTCGATCCCGCCGCGGCGCTGATGGAGCTCATCCGCCGCGCCGAGGTGGCGCGGGCCGAGGGGGTGGAAGGGGTGGAGAGCGTCATCGGCACCAGCATGATCGAGCCTGACATCGAGCGGCTCATGCAGTGGCCGCACATGAACTTCTGCACCGACGGGTCGCTCGCCGGCCGGCATCCCCGCGGCTTCGGCAGCTACCCGCGGATCCTCGGCCGCTACGTGCGCGAGCGGGGCGTGCTCGGCCTCGCCGACGCCGTCCACAAGGCCACCGGGCTCGCCGCCGACCACGTGGGCCTGACCACCCGCGGCCGGATCGCGCCGGGCCAGGCCGCCGACCTGGTGCTCTTCGATCCCGCCACCGTGCTCGACCACGCCACCCCGTCGGCGCCGCAGGCGGTGAGCGTCGGGATCCGGCGGGTGTGGGTGAACGGCCAGGTGGTCTTCGCGGACGGGGCCGTCACCGCGGCGCGCCCGGGCCGGGTGCTGCGGCGGGAACCGGCGCGGTGA